Proteins encoded by one window of Sorex araneus isolate mSorAra2 chromosome 3, mSorAra2.pri, whole genome shotgun sequence:
- the LOC129403475 gene encoding basic proline-rich protein-like, with translation MLALDILESSLAPLESVHGEVTAAATLAGRFPQALPQRLLRVGPGCGTRRSLADPFPPRTQAPSHSQTCMHTRLVPAHLSKVRVFVACAVVPPRPEPPGLGAESAVEDREDGARLHTGRDGPVCGGRPECGASRRSRFKCGQPSAAPGAAPLHWPDAAAGARARYPPPFPVLPPPPPPTPPASPRGPLSAGLASLSAPPRPGRLGEVTPGNRAWNAQQITFSAPVGGGSARGNPPGSRPLIPPPPRAWAFPLAGSVSPASARRCSGSRRGPREGPAPRQWDRGPILDESFPRPGEREFGTLRLNGRPCSSAAPPEAPNFEGV, from the coding sequence ATGCTTGCTCTTGACATCCTGGAGTCCAGCCTTGCCCCCCTGGAGAGCGTGCACGGTGAGGTCACAGCCGCCGCGACCTTGGCAGGAAGGTTCCCACAGGCGCTCCCGCAAAGGCTGCTGCGCGTCGGTCCCGGGTGCGGCACGCGACGGTCCCTGGCCGACCCCTTTCCCCCACGCACGCAGGCGCCTTCGCACTcgcagacatgcatgcacacacgcctGGTCCCTGCTCACCTGTCAAAGGTGCGGGTCTTCGTGGCCTGCGCTGTCGTGCCACCGCGGCCCGAGCCGCCCGGGCTCGGCGCGGAGTCAGCCGTGGAGGACCGAGAGGACGGCGCTCGCTTGCACACCGGACGGGATGGCCCGGTCTGCGGAGGGCGTCCCGAGTGCGGGGCATCGCGCCGGTCCCGGTTTAAATGCGGGCAGCCGAGCGCGGCGCCCGGGGCCGCGCCTCTCCATTGGCCAGACGCCGCGGCGGGGGCCCGAGCCCGCTATCCGCCCCCTTTCCCGgtactgcccccgcccccaccccccaccccgcctgcctcCCCGCGGGGTCCCCTCTCCGCCGGCCTCGCCTCTTTGTCTGCTCCCCCCCGCCCGGGCCGGCTGGGAGAGGTCACCCCAGGGAACCGCGCCTGGAATGCACAGCAAATCACATTTTCCGCTCCCGTTGGAGGGGGAAGTGCGAGAGGAAATCCCCCAGGCTCGCGGCCGCTCATTCCTCCTCCGCCCCGGGCCTGGGCTTTTCCTCTCGCCGGCTCCGTTTCGCCCGCGTCCGCCCGGCGATGCTCTGGCTCCCGGCGCGGGCCCCGGGAAGGACCAGCACCTCGCCAGTGGGATCGCGGCCCAATTTTAGACGAGTCTTTTCCCCGTCCAGGAGAGCGGGAGTTCGGGACCCTGCGGTTGAACGGCCGCCCCTGCTCCAGCGCGGCTCCGCCCGAGGCCCCCAACTTCGAGGGCGTTTGA